The DNA window ATGGCCGCTGTGGCGTAGTCGGCGAATTCGTCGGTGCGTTCGAGCATTCGGCGCACCGCGGTGTCGGCGGCGATGCGCTTGAGTTCGGAGTAGCGGGTGCCGAGGGCGATCTGCATGAGGGTTTTGGCCGGACCGGCTTGCGCGTCGATCGCATCCTGGATCTCGTGGTCCAGCATCGACAAGAAGCGGTCCGAATTCGGGCCGGTGATGAGCTCTTCGAGGACATTGGCCGGGGTGAGGAGTTCCTCGGCGATCAGCCTGGTGTAGTCCCTGGTCACCTCGTCGCGGCGTTTGATGAACAGGCCCTGCCAGGTGAATATGCCGAGGTAGCGCGTGGGACGGACCGGGCGGAAGATCATCTGCAAGGCCAGCCAGTCGGTGGTGAAACCGGTGACAGCGCCGAACGACGGCATGATCAGCGGTGAATGAGTGGCGGCCCAGGCGCCCGCCTGCACGATGCCGAGAACGAAGCCGAACGGGATGCCCACCCGGACGATGAATCGCATCTCATTGCTTCCGATCGTCCGAATCATCTTGACCAGCAACGTTTTATCTCTGATCAGCGCCTTGATGGCGAGCATCCGGATGTCCAGCACGACATCGACATTGGCGCGCAGGTCCGCGATATAGGTGTCGAGCATCCCGGGCACCGCGGCCTCGACCCGCCCGATCACCCGGTTCTGCACGACCTCTGGCAGCGCCTGCCACAGGGTCGGCTGCAGTGCGTTCATCAATTCCCGGGTGACCTCGGCGACCATCGTGTGCATCGGATCGGCGAGGCGCTTCATCAGATCGTCCAGGTCGATGCGCTCGATGATTTCCTGTGGGTCGAGCAGCTTACCGAGCATCAGGTCCACCGAGGCCGCGCCCATCCGGGCGGCGTTTCGCGGAATGACGCCCTGCCAGCCGAGATACGGTGGGATGCCGAGGAATTCGATCGGGCGGAACATCATTTCCACCGCCACGAGTTTGGTGACGTAGCCGATCAAGGCGGCCACCAGCGGCATCATCGCGTAGACGGTCCAATTGTCCGCGATATCCTGCACTATCGGCACTGGGTGAACATCCGATCTCTTCGCGCGGTCGAATTCGTAGCGCGCTCGCCGCACGTCATCGGGGGACGGCCGACCATGCATACGCCGCCACGAGTTGTTACTCGCCGATTACTATGTGCGGCACATCTGCTTGTCGCTCACGATTTTAGCAGGTAGAGGCTGCGCTACGGGCCGTTGATCGGCTATGATTCCCTAATTAGTCAATTGCCACTAACATCGATGTAACTGTCGCGCACACCCGGAGGTCGGACCATCAGCGAGCAGACAACCGCCGAGACCGAGCCACCGACTCGCGTCCGAGACCCCGCGCGCAAGGACCGAATCCTCAACGCGGCGGCGGACCTGGTCGCCCGCAAGGGTTTTCATGCCGTGTCGATGTCGGATATCGGCGGCGCGGCGGGGATCACCGGGTCCGGCATCTACCGCCACTTCGGCAGCAAGTCCGCGGTGTTGGTCGCGCTGTTCGACCATGCGATCGACAATCTGCTGCGCGATGAGCACCGGATCGTGGAGTCGGAGCAGGATCTGAAGCTGGCGCTCAATCGCCTGATCGACGGCCAAGTCGAGTTCGTGGTGGCCGATCGCGAACTGGCGCAGGTCTACCACAACGAGATCAACAATCTACCCGAGGACGACAGCCGCAGGCTCCGGCGCAAGCAGCGAATGTACATCGAGGAATGGGTGCATCTGCTCGACGAATTGCGCGACGATCTCACCGACGCGGACGCGCGGGCGGTCGTGCATGCCGCGATCGGCGCGATCCAGTCGACGCTGTTCCACAACACCGGTCTGCCCGAGGAGCGGTTGCGTCAGCTGCTCGCGCAGGCGGCCCGGGATGTGCTCGGAGTGTGATCGCCTACGACGGACTCTGGTGGACGAACGGCAATACCGGACGGCATTCGGGGGCGTTCGCGTGACCAGGGTCCAAGGCGTTGCGAATCAGGCGTTGCACGTTCTCGTCGTAGGAGAGTTCGTTGTGGTCGGCCAGGTCGGCCGGGCAGAGATCTTGGATGACCAGGTTTGTCACGTTCGGCGCCGCGGGCAGTCGTGACTCGGCCACCTCGACCACCATATCCATTCGTGAGCTGATAGTCAGATAGTTCACCTCCGGTCGGATCATTCCGCCGGACGCCGTCTCCGTCACGAAGTCCGAGCCTGCTGTGCCATCCGCCACCGCGGGAACCATGGAGTCGACCGCATCGCGCAGCGCCGGATTCACCGCGATCGCGTTCAGCAGGCCATAGGCGCTGAGCCCGTTGGGAAATGGCGCGAGCCCGATCATGGTGGCGACCTTGTCGGCGCCGCCGAGCCGGTTGATGAAGTACAGCGAGACCAATCCGCCTTCCGAATGGCCAACCAGATCCACCTTGTCCGCTCCGGTTGCCGCACGCACCTTGTCGACGAATTCGGCGACTTCCCGTGCGGATCCACGCAATTCGCCCGTCTGGTGCAGACCGCCGGTATTCCCGTAGTCGAGTCCGAAGACGCAGTATCCCTCACTCCTGAGCTGCGGGGCGAGCAGCGACCAGTTGGCGTAGGTGCTCTCGAATGCCCCGTTCACGAGCACCACCGGGTTCGGGTGCGCTGTCGCGGGTGTGCACGAAAAGTCGTTCAGCCCTAATGGAATGACCGAGGGAAACATAAGCGAGTAGGCCATGGCCGCCGACCAATTGCCCTGGACCGGTGCGGGCTCGGCCTCCGCTGGCGAAGAGAACATCAGCGTCGCAAGTGCGCCCAATGCCAGCGCCTTCGAAATCCGTTGTCTCGCAGGGCAGCCGATCCGGACGCTCACCGCTCGACGCGGGCGGCCGCGCGATGGGCCGGTGTGACCGCGCGACCGAGCCAGTCCAGTAGATCCGATACGACATCCGCACGGTTGGTCTCGTTGAACAGCTCGTGTCGTGCGTCGGGATAGTTATGGAATGTGAGGTCTTCGATGCCCGCGTCGCGCAGCCGCTGGAGGAGAACGTTGACCAAGAGCATGTCCGCGTTCACCGGATCCTTCGAGCCGACCGCGATATAGATCGGCAGGTTCGAGCGAATCTTCGCCACTTCCTCGGCATCACCGAGCCGTCGTGCGGCAGCGAACATCTCCCTGGTCGAGGCGCGGTCGACCCCGAAGCCGCACAGGGGATCCACGAGATACGCGTCGACGATCGCCTCGTCGCGTGTCAACCAGTCGAAATCGGTGCGCGCGGGCACGAACGGCGCATTGAACATCGCCAAGTCCAGGTCCTGCTCCAAATCGAGCGCGGGCTCCAGCATGTCGAGCGCGGCGGTTCCGGTCATCGCGACAGCGTCGACGCGTCCGCTGTTGTCGAGCAGGAACTGCTGGGTCGCGAACGAACCCATGCTGTGTGCGACCAAAACGAGCGGAATATCCGGATGGTCGGCCCGGACCTTGTCGACCACGGCACCGATATCGGCGACCAGCGCGGACCAACCGCCGGGCCCGAGGTCGCCGCGCTCGGTCCCGGAGACTACCGAGGCGCCGTGCCCGCGATGGTCATACGCGAAGACGACAAATCCGGCTCCGGCCAGTGCCTCGGCCGTCTCCGCATAGCGCAGGGCATGCTCACCCATACCGTGGATCAGCACGATCGCGCCGATCGCCCGGCCTTGCGGATCCCATCGGTACCCGGCAAGCCCGAGGTCGTCGCTGACGGGACAGGTGAACTGTTGGTAAGACATTCGACATCCTCGACTAGAGATACTGGGCGCGGAGCTTGGCCTTTTGCAGCTTGCCGGTAGGTGTTCTCGGCAGCTCGGTCACGAAGTCGATGCTGCGCGGCACCTTGAAATGCGCGATGCGGTCGCGCACGAATCCGATCAGTTCGGCCTCGAGTTCGGGGCCCTGGGCGACGCCGGGGGCAGGCTGTACGACACCTTTCACCTGCTCGCCGAACTCCGGATCGGGGACGCCGATCACCGCGATGTCGAATACCTTGGGGTGCAACGTGAGTACGTTCTCGATCTCTTGTGGATAGATGTTCACACCACCGGAGATGATCATGAACGCCTTGCGGTCGGTCAGGTAGAGGTAGCCGTTGTCGTCGACCCGCCCGATATCACCGCTGGTGGTCCAGTTCGGATGTTCGGGATGCTGCGCAGACTTCGTCTTCTCCGGATCGTTGTGATATGTGAAGGGCAGGGTTTCGCGTTCGAAATAGATCGTGCCCACCTCCCCCACCGGAACCTCTTTGCCGTCGTCGTCGCAGATGTGCAGAATGCCCATGCCCGCCTTGCCGACCGAGCCCGGCTTGTTCAGCCATTGCGGGGAATCGATGAGCGTGATCCCCATCCCCTCGGTGCTGGCGTAGTACTCGTGCAGGATCGGGCCCCACCAGTCGATCATCGCCTGCTTGACCTCGATCGGACACGGTGCTGCCGCGTGAATGGCGACACGCAGGCTGGTGAGGTCGAAGCGATTGCGGTCCGTATCGGGGAGTTTCAGCATCCGGACGAACATCGTCGGCACCCATTGACTGTGCGTGACACGGTACTGCTCGATGGCCCGCAGCGCCGCGACCGGATCGAAGCGGGGCAGGACGACGACGGTGCCGCCGAGCGCGTGCACCCAGCCGCCGAACCGGAACGGTGCGGCATGGTAAAGCGGTGCGGGACAGAGGTATACGGTCTGCTCGTCGAATCCGTACATCTTGCCGAAGACCGCGACGTACGGATCGCCCGGCTCGCCGAGGCGACGCTCGGGCAGCGGCTGTTTGATCGCCTTCGGCAGTCCGGTGGTTCCGGACGAGTACAGCATGTCGCCGCCCACCCGGTCGTCCGGCACCGGAATCGCCTCGGTCGCAGCCAATTCCGTCTCGAAGTCGGCGTGGCCGGGCACCGCGCCGTTGAATGCCAGCCGCCCCTCCACCTTGGGCGTCAGGTCGACAATCACCTCCGCCGCCACGGACTTCTCGGCGGAGACCAGCAAAACCCGTGCGCCACAATCGTTCACGATGTAGGCGATCTCGTCCGGGTTGAGATTGTGGTTGATCGCGGTGACATAGAGGCCGCTGCGCTGGGCGGCCCAGTAGGCCTCGTAGTAGCGCGGACTGTTCTCCGAGAGCAGGGCGAAGTTGTCGCCGCGGCGCAGCCCCCGGTCATAGAGCAGGCGGGCCAGCCTGGTCGATCGGTCCTCCAGCTCGGCGAAGGTCAGCGTCTCGCCGGTATCCGACATGATCACCGCAGGTCGATCGGGTGTCCGCTCAACGTATGCGCCCGGATACATGGGGGCCTCCTCACGAGCCATCCGGCGCTCACATCGTCGATGCGCCGTAATTAGAGCGTGCCCCAGATCACACCTGGAGTCAACCCTGACTGTCGCTCAAGTCAGAGTTGACTGCCGAAGCCCGCGCGGGAGTCACTCGGCCAGCAATGCGCGTGCCATCTCGCGCCATTGGGCCAGGTGCGGATCCCGGCCCGGCCGACGTGGATCGAAGCCGTAGGCCAGCGAAGCGCCGCGCATACTGGACATCAGAATGTCGACGGTTTGCCGATAGCGCGGCCGCGCCGCCAGTACCGGGCCGAACATGGCATCGACCGTTTCGCGGATCGCGCTCTGCAGATTACGCTCCGCGGGCCGTAGCGCATCGCGCAATGCCGCGTTGTGCCGCGCCGCCACCCACAGTTCGATGGACGCCCAGAAGAAGGGCTGATGGTAGTTCGTCCACATATGTGCGATGGCCTCGTCGACGCGCGCCGGATCATCATCGGCCGCGGCGATCCTCGCTCCGACCTCCTCGCGCAATTCCGCGACCCGGCTGGCGGCCAGATGTTGCACGGCCCCCACGAGCAGCTCGTCACGGGACGGGAAGTGATGCAGCAGGCGGCCGCGCGAGATCCCCGCCAACTCCTGAATCCGCAGCGTCGAGGCCCCGGCGTAGCCGAATTCGACGAGACATTGCACTGCGGCGTCGAGAATCTGCTGACGGCTGGCCCGGGTGCGCTGCTCCTGCTGTTGCAGATAGCTCTCGGCTCGACTGGCGGTCATGCCTTGATAGTACGACCCGACACAGAGGTACAGTCAGAGCTGACGGTCATGGCAGTGGGAGGTTGTTGCGATGCAGGTGGACGCGAATATCGGCGGATCGATCGATGGCACGGGTGGCGGCGATCTGGCCGTCATCGACGATCAGGTCGGATTCGCCGATCGCCTGGGCTACGACGGCGTCTGGTCGACCGAGGTGGGCCGGGACCCCTTCCTGCCACTGCTCGCCGCCGCCCAGCGATCCTCGCGGCTCCAGTTGGGCACAGCCGTCGCCGTAGCCTTCGCGCGCAACCCCATGACCACGGCCACGGTGGCCAACGACCTGCACGCCTTCAGTTCCGGGCGATTCATCCTCGGCCTCGGCTCCCAGATCGAGGCCCATATCG is part of the Nocardia sp. NBC_00565 genome and encodes:
- a CDS encoding esterase/lipase family protein; this encodes MGALATLMFSSPAEAEPAPVQGNWSAAMAYSLMFPSVIPLGLNDFSCTPATAHPNPVVLVNGAFESTYANWSLLAPQLRSEGYCVFGLDYGNTGGLHQTGELRGSAREVAEFVDKVRAATGADKVDLVGHSEGGLVSLYFINRLGGADKVATMIGLAPFPNGLSAYGLLNAIAVNPALRDAVDSMVPAVADGTAGSDFVTETASGGMIRPEVNYLTISSRMDMVVEVAESRLPAAPNVTNLVIQDLCPADLADHNELSYDENVQRLIRNALDPGHANAPECRPVLPFVHQSPS
- a CDS encoding acyl-CoA synthetase, whose product is MYPGAYVERTPDRPAVIMSDTGETLTFAELEDRSTRLARLLYDRGLRRGDNFALLSENSPRYYEAYWAAQRSGLYVTAINHNLNPDEIAYIVNDCGARVLLVSAEKSVAAEVIVDLTPKVEGRLAFNGAVPGHADFETELAATEAIPVPDDRVGGDMLYSSGTTGLPKAIKQPLPERRLGEPGDPYVAVFGKMYGFDEQTVYLCPAPLYHAAPFRFGGWVHALGGTVVVLPRFDPVAALRAIEQYRVTHSQWVPTMFVRMLKLPDTDRNRFDLTSLRVAIHAAAPCPIEVKQAMIDWWGPILHEYYASTEGMGITLIDSPQWLNKPGSVGKAGMGILHICDDDGKEVPVGEVGTIYFERETLPFTYHNDPEKTKSAQHPEHPNWTTSGDIGRVDDNGYLYLTDRKAFMIISGGVNIYPQEIENVLTLHPKVFDIAVIGVPDPEFGEQVKGVVQPAPGVAQGPELEAELIGFVRDRIAHFKVPRSIDFVTELPRTPTGKLQKAKLRAQYL
- a CDS encoding TetR/AcrR family transcriptional regulator — protein: MLNAAADLVARKGFHAVSMSDIGGAAGITGSGIYRHFGSKSAVLVALFDHAIDNLLRDEHRIVESEQDLKLALNRLIDGQVEFVVADRELAQVYHNEINNLPEDDSRRLRRKQRMYIEEWVHLLDELRDDLTDADARAVVHAAIGAIQSTLFHNTGLPEERLRQLLAQAARDVLGV
- a CDS encoding alpha/beta hydrolase, yielding MSYQQFTCPVSDDLGLAGYRWDPQGRAIGAIVLIHGMGEHALRYAETAEALAGAGFVVFAYDHRGHGASVVSGTERGDLGPGGWSALVADIGAVVDKVRADHPDIPLVLVAHSMGSFATQQFLLDNSGRVDAVAMTGTAALDMLEPALDLEQDLDLAMFNAPFVPARTDFDWLTRDEAIVDAYLVDPLCGFGVDRASTREMFAAARRLGDAEEVAKIRSNLPIYIAVGSKDPVNADMLLVNVLLQRLRDAGIEDLTFHNYPDARHELFNETNRADVVSDLLDWLGRAVTPAHRAAARVER
- a CDS encoding TetR/AcrR family transcriptional regulator, encoding MTASRAESYLQQQEQRTRASRQQILDAAVQCLVEFGYAGASTLRIQELAGISRGRLLHHFPSRDELLVGAVQHLAASRVAELREEVGARIAAADDDPARVDEAIAHMWTNYHQPFFWASIELWVAARHNAALRDALRPAERNLQSAIRETVDAMFGPVLAARPRYRQTVDILMSSMRGASLAYGFDPRRPGRDPHLAQWREMARALLAE
- a CDS encoding DUF445 domain-containing protein is translated as MPIVQDIADNWTVYAMMPLVAALIGYVTKLVAVEMMFRPIEFLGIPPYLGWQGVIPRNAARMGAASVDLMLGKLLDPQEIIERIDLDDLMKRLADPMHTMVAEVTRELMNALQPTLWQALPEVVQNRVIGRVEAAVPGMLDTYIADLRANVDVVLDIRMLAIKALIRDKTLLVKMIRTIGSNEMRFIVRVGIPFGFVLGIVQAGAWAATHSPLIMPSFGAVTGFTTDWLALQMIFRPVRPTRYLGIFTWQGLFIKRRDEVTRDYTRLIAEELLTPANVLEELITGPNSDRFLSMLDHEIQDAIDAQAGPAKTLMQIALGTRYSELKRIAADTAVRRMLERTDEFADYATAAMNLPEFLADKMKLMTDAEFEGLLRPAFKQDEWKLITAGAVLGLVIGEVQLHLLLT